A region of Spiribacter roseus DNA encodes the following proteins:
- a CDS encoding MarR family EPS-associated transcriptional regulator, with protein sequence MTNKTTSLDDALPLRALQALESDPNLSQRALARELGVSLGRTNYCLHALMDKGLVKLQNFQHNPRKMRYAYLLTPEGIEEKTRMTWRFLRRKEAEYEALQAEIAELRRRVAADPEWS encoded by the coding sequence GTGACTAACAAGACCACTTCGCTCGACGATGCGTTGCCCCTGCGGGCGCTTCAGGCGCTTGAGTCCGATCCCAACCTGAGCCAGCGCGCCCTGGCCCGCGAGCTGGGTGTAAGCCTGGGCAGGACGAACTATTGCCTGCACGCGCTGATGGACAAGGGTCTGGTCAAGCTCCAGAACTTCCAGCACAACCCGCGCAAGATGCGCTACGCCTATCTGCTCACGCCCGAAGGCATCGAGGAGAAAACCCGCATGACCTGGCGGTTCCTGCGCCGCAAGGAGGCGGAGTACGAGGCGCTGCAGGCTGAGATCGCGGAGTTGCGCCGGCGCGTGGCTGCAGATCCCGAGTGGAGTTAA
- the rfaH gene encoding transcription/translation regulatory transformer protein RfaH produces MKRWYAIYCKPREDERAELHLDHQAFEVFRPKHRVRRKRRGAMTTLIESLFPRYLFIHLDDVSQNWAPIRSTRGVAGMVRWGDHVPPVPEPVIDCLRRNVDEVGCIPTPQADYQKGDRLVIQEGAFAGHQGLFYGRRGEDRVMLLLEVMKQPQTMVFPEASLARG; encoded by the coding sequence GCCATCTACTGTAAACCGCGCGAGGATGAGCGCGCCGAACTGCACCTCGACCATCAGGCGTTCGAGGTATTCCGGCCCAAGCACCGTGTTCGGCGCAAGCGCCGGGGGGCGATGACGACCCTCATTGAGTCGCTGTTCCCGCGCTATCTGTTCATCCACCTTGATGACGTCAGCCAGAACTGGGCGCCCATCCGCTCGACCCGGGGCGTCGCTGGCATGGTCCGCTGGGGCGATCACGTCCCGCCGGTCCCGGAACCCGTCATCGACTGTCTGCGCCGCAATGTCGATGAAGTGGGCTGTATCCCGACACCCCAGGCCGACTATCAGAAAGGTGATCGGCTGGTGATCCAGGAAGGGGCGTTCGCGGGTCACCAGGGGCTGTTCTATGGCCGGCGTGGTGAGGATCGGGTCATGCTGCTGCTTGAGGTCATGAAACAGCCGCAGACCATGGTCTTCCCCGAGGCGTCGCTGGCGCGGGGTTAG